In Tenebrio molitor chromosome 6, icTenMoli1.1, whole genome shotgun sequence, one genomic interval encodes:
- the Tom70 gene encoding mitochondrial import receptor subunit TOM70, with protein MASSNTGSSSSIPKWQIALGIGAASALGLSYWYLRAGRKPQLKDTSDTISIDESVKEPEKELTPLEVAQQYKTEGNDLFKKGKFDEAIHFYNKAIETCPEQFKTELATYYQNRAAAYENLKKWSSVIADCTKAIELNSKYEKALMRRAKAEEVVKDWENCLDDVTCVCLLQQFQNQTALLMADRVLKELGKKHAQEAMRNRKPVIPSKSFIKTYFSSFSEDVVYKKLVEVGDPLGQGDLTGFPKAKLAFATEKFDEVITACTEEINSSESESPFKIEALSLRASFYFLTGSLEKALEDLTTIINTENCDVKIKVNSLIKRASIFMQNEKLTECLQDFDKAAEIGPEISDVFHHRGQVKLLMEKTDEAIVDFKKAVDLNPDFSVAYVQKCYSDYRHAMQIQDVQLLMESLANFRKGIDKFPKCMETYVLYAQVLTEKQDYQEAEELYKKAAEIDANNASIYVHRGLLTLQWKGEIDQAVDMMKEAIKIDDKCEFAYETLGTVEVQRGNLVIAIELFNKAIVLARSEMELTHLFSLRDAATSQLKVTSRLGIDSQHMSNKS; from the exons ATGGCCTCATCTAACACCGGTTCGAGTTCTTCAATCCCTAAATGGCAAATCGCTCTCGGAATAGGCGCGGCGAGCGCCCTAGGTCTCAGCTATTGGTATTTGAGAGCCGGCAGAAAGCCGCAATTAAAAGACACCAGTGACACAATTTCCATCGACGAATCAGTGAAAGAGCCCGAGAAAGAGCTGACCCCTCTGGAGGTGGCGCAACAATACAAAACTGAAGGAAACGACTTGTTCAAAAAAGGTAAATTCGACGAAGCCATACATTTCTACAACAAAGCGATAGAGACGTGTCCGGAACAGTTTAAAACAGAATTGGCGACGTATTATCAAAATAGAGCCGCGGCCTACGAGAATCTGAAGAAATGGAGCAGCGTGATCGCAGACTGCACAAAAGCCATAGAGTTGAACTCAAAATACGAGAAGGCGCTGATGCGGCGGGCCAAAGCCGAAGAAGTGGTGAAAGACTGGGAGAACTGTCTCGACGACGTGACTTGCGTGTGTTTGCTGCAACAGTTCCAGAACCAGACCGCTCTGCTGATGGCGGATCGCGTTTTGAAAGAATTGGGGAAAAAACACGCGCAGGAAGCCATGCGGAATCGCAAACCGGTGATCCCGTCCAAGAGCTTCATCAAGACTTACTTCTCGTCGTTTTCTGAGGACGTCGTCTACAAGAAGTTGGTCGAGGTGGGCGATCCGTTGGGACAAGGGGACCTCACGGGCTTCCCCAAAGCGAAACTGGCCTTCGCTACAGAAAAGTTCGACGAAGTGATCACCGCCTGCACCGAAGAAATCAACTCGAGCGAGTCCGAATCTCCGTTCAAGATCGAGGCGCTGTCGCTCAGAGCCTCGTTCTATTTCCTCACCGGATCCCTCGAGAAAGCGCTGGAGGACTTGACCACCATCATCAACACCGAAAACTGCGACGTCAAGATCAAAGTCAACTCGCTGATCAAGAGGGCGTCGATCTTCATGCAGAACGAGAAGCTCACCGAGTGCCTTCAGGACTTTGACAAAGCCGCGGAAATAGGACCGGAGATCTCGGACGTCTTCCACCACCGCGGCCAGGTCAAGCTCCTCATGGAGAAGACCGACGAGGCGATCGTCGACTTCAAAAAGGCGGTCGATTTGAACCCGGACTTCTCGGTGGCGTACGTCCAGAAGTGCTACTCGGACTACCGACACGCCATGCAAATCCAGGACGTGCAGCTGCTGATGGAGAGTCTGGCGAATTTCCGCAAAGGCATCGACAAGTTCCCCAAATGCATGGAGACCTACGTCCTCTACGCCCAAGTCTTGACGGAAAAGCAAGACTACCAAGAAGCGGAAGAGCTGTACAAGAAGGCGGCCGAGATCGACGCGAACAACGCGTCGATCTACGTGCACAGGGGGCTGCTTACGCTCCAGTGGAAGGGCGAGATCGACCAAGCGGTCGACATGATGAAAGAAGCGATCAAGATCGACGACAAGTGCGAGTTCGCCTACGAAACCCTGGGAACTGTCGAAGTGCAGAG AGGGAATCTCGTCATCGCCATCGAACTTTTCAACAAAGCCATAGTTTTGGCCAGATCCGAGATGGAACTCACCCACCTGTTCTCGCTAAGAGACGCCGCCACGTCACAGTTGAAAGTCACGTCACGTTTAGGGATTGATTCGCAACATATGAGTAATAAATCGTAA
- the LOC138132729 gene encoding polyamine-transporting ATPase 13A3-like, with the protein MSRNTREYEPIGEASCQRLDLNLEDIQCDIQGFKTSPTRSFLYHFFSVALLGVPYVIFSWFSRLKSVRYRKCSLKQANVVLITDVHGNHDFAQIKTENARVPRGGHLLLRYFHYRHAKFVWNPDEEIFGALERLVPPQTTDEYLSNMDGLFYDDYVDSLKLYGHNKIEIKVKSYWRLFIDEVFNPFYVFQAFSMTLWCFDHYYIYACCVFILTMFSVIAALRQTRKQSEALHDLVESSKCHNVKVLRRTLLSETLCQDADPSELVPGDLIVLPKTNFVLPCDVVLLTGQCIVNESMLTGESVPVTKTALHSSNETYDTSAHKRHTLFSGTHMIQSRYYGGEHVLARVVKTGFDTTKGALVKSILYPSPVGLQFYKDSLKFVLALFVVAGAGTGYCLYLYIHRKADIREMVIRSLDVITIVVPPALPAAMTVGIVYSQSRLKRLGIFCISPPKINTCGKVKLTCFDKTGTLTQDGLDVHSVLPSVDSTFAEPIAECDLDDRSRLVQAMATCHSLTQIDEELTGDPLDLSMFQFTKWHLEEPGEDETTRYDMLAPSIVRPSKIVKLEEIGDAPEFPYQVGIIRQFPFSSTLQSMSVICKELSSQSMVAFTKGAPEKVSAMCHPQTLPNDFATRLSQYAAQGYRVIALAYKEMPARFKWKEAQRVKRDIVECDLIFLGLLVMQNTLKPETTPVIRLLHNANIRTVMITGDNILTAISVARDCEMVKTNDQIFVVEVKQKDCCAPELVYQSIGSASVPTGCPSSGCLSLDCSLSHQHLAIDGKTWTQIKAFYPDLLPSLLVRTTVFARFQPDQKTQLVTYMQSLDYVVSMVGDGANDCGALKAAHVGVSLSQAEASVAAPFTSAIQDISCIVHLILEGRCALVTSFAVFKYMALYSLIQFTTVLILYKHHSLLSDTQFLFIDLVITTTLAVTIGRQGPANRLGVKRPPGSLVAATNLIPIVLQIFTCVAVQIGAMYFLYQQDWFEPVPDRAKGEEVTQCWENTVMFVVSSFQYLILAFVYSKGKPYRQMLIRNFWFLFSALALTCFQVWLLIAPSKEVAEFFQIMYLPHKAREQIYFRDKLLLIPIAHFLAAIFIEVGVADRNWLKKVIHCIRRKRLPKNKYKLLLQDNDISLNLLP; encoded by the exons ATGTCGAGGAACACGCGTG AGTACGAACCCATCGGCGAAGCCTCCTGCCAGCGTCTAGACTTGAACCTCGAAGACATCCAGTGCGATATTCAAGGCTTTAAAACCAGCCCCACGCGCTCTTTCCTCTACCATTTTTTCTCCGTAGCCCTCCTGGGGGTCCCCTACGTGATATTTAGCTGGTTTTCGAGACTCAAATCCGTCAGATACCGCAAATGTAGTTTAAAACAAGCGAACGTCGTCttaa TCACAGACGTGCACGGTAACCATGATTTCGCCCAAATCAAGACTGAAAACGCGCGGGTGCCCCGCGGGGGGCACCTGCTCCTGCGATATTTCCACTACCGACACGCGAAATTCGTGTGGAACCCCGACGAAGAAATTTTTGGGGCCCTGGAGCGGTTGGTACCCCCGCAAACGACCGACGAGTACCTGTCCAACATGGACGGTCTGTTTTACGACGACTACGTCGACTC GTTGAAGCTGTATGGCCACAACAAGATCGAAATTAAGGTCAAGTCGTACTGGAGACTGTTCATCGACGAGGTGTTCAACCCGTTCTACGTCTTCCAAGCGTTCTCGATGACTTTGTGGTGTTTTGACCACTACTACATTTACGCCTGTTGCGTTTTTATACTGACCATGTTTTCTGTGATTGCTGCGCTACGACAAACTAGAAAG CAAAGCGAAGCTTTGCATGATTTAGTTGAATCCTCCAAGTGCCATAACGTGAAGGTTTTGCGGCGAACTCTTTTGTCTGAGACTTTGTGCCAAGACGCCGATCCTTCCGAACTCGTCCCTGGGGACTTGATTGTTCTTCCCAAGACTAATTTTGTATTACCCTGTGATGTAGTATTATTAACGGGACAATGTATTGTGAACGAAAGCATGCTGACtg GTGAAAGCGTGCCCGTAACCAAGACAGCCCTCCATTCGAGCAACGAGACTTACGATACGTCCGCCCACAAGAGACACACACTCTTCTCTGGTACTCATATGATACAGAGTCGATATTACGGGGGCGAACATGTCCTAGCGAGAGTCGTGAAGACCGGTTTCGACACGACGAAAGGAGCTCTGGTCAAGAGCATCCTCTACCCGAGCCCCGTAGGCCTCCAGTTCTACAAGGACAGCCTCAAATTCGTGTTGGCACTGTTCGTCGTGGCGGGCGCCGGAACCGGATACTGTCTCTACTTGTACATCCACAGAAAG GCTGACATTCGAGAAATGGTGATCCGAAGTCTCGACGTGATAACGATAGTGGTGCCACCTGCACTACCCGCCGCCATGACAGTCGGAATAGTTTACAGTCAAAGCCGCCTCAAAAGACTCGGAATATTTTGCATAAGTCCGCCAAAGATCAACACTTGCGGCAAGGTCAAGCTGACTTGTTTTGACAAGACCGGAACCCTGACTCAAGATGGTCTGGACGTGCACTCCGTCCTTCCGTCCGTCGACTCGACATTCGCGGAGCCAATCGCCGAGTGCGATCTGGATGATCGCAGCAGGCTCGTGCAAGCCATGGCCACGTGTCACTCGCTCACGCAGATCGACGAAGAACTGACGGGGGATCCGTTGGACTTGAGCATGTTTCAGTTCACGAAATGG catCTCGAGGAGCCGGGGGAGGATGAAACGACAAGATACGACATGTTGGCCCCGAGCATAGTGAGACCGAGTAAAATAGTCAAGTTGGAGGAGATAGGAGACGCTCCTGAGTTCCCTTACCAGGTGGGAATTATCCGTCAGTTCCCTTTCTCCTCGACGCTGCAAAGCATGTCTGTGATTTGTAAGGAACTGAGTTCCCAAAGCATGGTCGCCTTCACTAAAGGTGCCCCAGAGAAAGTTTCAGCCATGTGCCATCCTCAAACTCTTCCCAACGACTTTGCCACTCGACTCTCGCAGTACGCCGCTCAAGGTTACAGAGTCATAGCTTTGGCGTACAAAGAGATGCCGGCAAGATTCAAGTGGAAGGAGGCACAAAGAGTGAAGAGAGACATC GTGGAGTgcgatttgatttttttggggCTATTGGTAATGCAGAACACTCTAAAACCCGAAACCACGCCGGTGATCCGTCTTTTGCACAACGCCAACATCAGAACCGTCATGATCACAG GAGACAATATTTTAACCGCAATCTCTGTAGCTCGCGACTGCGAAATGGTCAAAACAAACGACCAAATATTTGTCGTGGAGGTCAAACAGAAAGATTGCTGCGCCCCCGAGTTGGTTTATCAAAGCATCGGCTCGGCCAGCGTCCCGACTGGTTGCCCCTCGAGCGGTTGTCTTTCGCTCGACTGCAGCTTGAGC CACCAGCACTTGGCCATCGACGGAAAAACCTGGACGCAGATCAAGGCTTTCTATCCTGACCTCCTGCCGAGTCTGCTGGTCAGAACAACGGTGTTCGCTCGTTTCCAACCCGACCAAAAGACGCAACTCGTCACGTACATGCAGAGTCTGGATTATGTCGTGTCGATGGTGGGAGACGGCGCCAACGACTGTGGG GCGTTGAAAGCCGCGCACGTCGGAGTTTCGTTGTCCCAAGCCGAGGCGAGCGTTGCGGCTCCGTTCACGTCGGCGATCCAGGACATTTCGTGCATCGTCCACTTGATCCTGGAGGGACGGTGCGCGTTAGTTACCAGTTTCGCCGTCTTCAAGTACATGGCGCTGTACAGTCTCATCCAATTCACGACCGTCTTGATTTTGTACAAG CACCACTCGCTTTTGTCCGACACCCAATTCCTCTTTATCGATCTGGTGATCACGACGACTTTAGCTGTCACTATCGGGAGACAAG GTCCGGCGAATAGACTCGGAGTGAAGAGACCACCAGGATCGTTGGTCGCTGCCACCAACTTGATTCCCATCGTACTGCAAATTTTCACTTGCGTAGCTGTCCAAATCGGTGCCATGTACTTTCTCTACCAGCAAGACTGGTTCGAGCCAGTTCCCGACAGAGCTAAAGGGGAGGAAGTGACGCAGTGTTGGGAGAACACGGTCATGTTCGTCGTTTCGTCCTTCCAGTACCTCATCCTGGCGTTCGTCTATTCGAAGGGCAAGCCCTACAGACAGATGTTGATCAGGAATTTTTGGTTCTTGTTTTCCGCCCTCGCTTTGACCTGTTTTCAAGTGTGgttgttgatcgcaccgtcGAAGGAAGTGGCAGAATTTTTCCAAATCATGTATCTGCCGCACAAAGCTCGCGAACAAATCTATTTCAGGGACAAGTTGTTGTTGATTCCGATCGCACACTTCCTGGCGGCCATCTTTATCGAG gtGGGTGTTGCTGATCGGAATTGGTTGAAAAAAGTCATCCATTGCATAAGACGCAAGCGACTTCCCAAAAACAAGTACAAATTGTTGTTACAAGATAACGATATTAGTCTGAATTTATTGCCTTAA
- the LOC138132741 gene encoding gustatory and odorant receptor 22-like, which yields MDVSDLADLYGNELHISQIAKWVRGSARARDIAKRAQLDSADGQVIDEHDQFFRDHKLLLVLFRVSPRSCVACRNPSPKVLGVMPVQRGQIGRITFSWTSIPMLYAYVFYVVTSVLVVLVGYERFDILLNKSKKFDEYIYSIIFIIYLIPHFWVPFVGWGVAYEVCDYKNSWGTFQLHYYKITGKNLQFPLLSTLIIVISLGCLILAVVFLLTLSALLDGFTLYHTTAYLHIITMINMNCALWYINCRAIGNASTALAESFQNDIEHNCCAYIVAHYRVLWLSLSELLQKLGNAYARTYSTYSLFMMTNITVAVYGFTSEIVDHGIRFSFKEIGLLVDATYCLLLLFVFCDCSHQASLRISKKVRVSLMQVNLTTVDPATRKEIELFLTAIQMNPPKVSLKGYTVVNRELITASVATIAIYLIVLLQFKISLVNMRG from the exons ATGGACGTGTCGGACCTGGCCGACCTCTACGGCAACGAGCTCCACATCTCGCAGATCGCGAAATGGGTGAGAGGAAGCGCTCGGGCGCGGGACATCGCCAAACGGGCCCAACTGGACTCCGCGGACGGTCAGGTGATCGACGAGCACGACCAGTTCTTCCGCGACCACAAGCTCCTTCTGGTGCTATTCAGGGTAAGTCCCCGAAGCTGTGTCGCCTGTCGTAACCCGAGTCCCAAGGTCCTGGGGGTGATGCCGGTGCAGAGGGGCCAAATCGGGCGGATCACCTTCAGCTGGACCAGCATCCCGATGCTCTACGCCTACGTTTTCTACGTGGTCACTTCGGTGCTCGTCGTTTTGGTCGGCTACGAACGCTTCGACATCCTCCTCAACAAGAGCAAAAAATTCGACGAGTACATCTACTCCATCATCTTCATAATCTACCTGATCCCGCACTTTTGGGTCCCGTTCGTCGGCTGGGGCGTCGCCTACGAAGTGTGCGACTACAAGAACAGCTGGGGGACGTTCCAACTGCACTACTACAAAATCACCG GCAAGAATCTTCAATTCCCGCTTTTGAGCACTCTGATCATCGTGATCAGTCTGGGATGTCTTATTCTCGCGGTGGTGTTTCTCCTAACTCTGAGCGCCCTCTTGGACGGATTCACTCTCTACCACACCACAGCCTACTTGCACATAATCACCATGATCAATATGAACTGCGCCCTCTGGTACATCAACTGCAGAGCTATCGGAAACGCGAGTACCGCATTGGCCGAAAGCTTCCAGAAC GACATCGAGCACAACTGCTGCGCTTACATCGTGGCCCACTACAGAGTCCTCTGGTTGTCCTTGAGCGAACTCTTGCAAAAGCTCGGCAACGCCTACGCGCGCACCTACTCCACTTACTCTCTCTTCATGATGACCAACATCACCGTGGCT GTCTACGGCTTCACCTCGGAGATTGTCGACCACGGCATCCGCTTCAGCTTCAAAGAGATAGGTCTTCTGGTCGACGCCACTTATTGTCTTCTTCTCTTGTTCGTTTTCTGCGACTGCTCCCATCAAGCCTCCTTGCGCATCTCCAAGAAGGTTCGAGTGTCGCTGATGCAAGTCAACTTGACCACAGTGGACCCGGCGACCAGAAAAGAGATCGAACTGTTCCTGACCGCCATCCAGATGAACCCTCCCAAAGTGTCCTTGAAAGGGTACACCGTGGTCAACCGCGAACTTATCACAGCG AGCGTGGCCACCATAGCAATCTACTTAATTGTGTTGCTCCAATTCAAAATTAGCTTGGTCAACATGCGAGGATAA
- the LOC138132730 gene encoding uncharacterized protein: MNAQNLVAFIVIITVRCDEDLSIRIGLPEYICDKDGGVRDVSREMTTIRLLGKDAQNVGYKFDVNFHTIGKKCQNNQRCTLLLWRSVRELDRYLKTYPTKKLQSGLVEVNNSMFVPGIKYILNVTLIGGTVVQERQLTLDYVDDSVRKNVTKPMASLFLLAPDTSYAYAAYVVSADVNICSNVSSFYFKWELVGENSTRFPSRSAELVVPPDTFRSSLVYTIKCDLVSVEDGATIANSLQTVTVLSKGVLLRLPVKRLATGTGRSVRVKAYVRDLDNSDEEMTISWSCLELTNNEECQVEGDDSELEVESGFKNPGTFKVSIEISKNDATLTDSCIVEVNNNAPIVDIEEIEFPSNPSTGIEIHASVYELKTSCTLQWTSPAEDGYEPLDLAEVPGNVDAIVNVTTKEDFFLHELEEFNNGTVDRRHNLIIPPPSDSWEGLKGDAKYLFRLTITCPSSDEVLDEFNETGAVLTDSVTATSDVIIETNAPPSVQDLEVVPSDGDAFLTKFMFKTSKAEDKDGDGPILYKFGYILGNRDVILWNLGDVTNCEATLPYSEDGIQTFVEGCDNFNSCGRVLGPLIQTKLPEGVDLQAILQRFLTRMNAADYSRAFLEGFVILQSYKSQEENSTREVISHRVAEEIDKLLKLEDYTDDQKIIANDLMENVNDYNSHLQLPESVINKVLELRNRLSDESERYTQRKLLWNRVKRASSLHDIRNYIEISELIITTTNDPHKISLEKEKLRKQLPTYMEKLCVSLKKAQFTLELKTVILSVEKLNKNLLNNLISVPFEGNSWQVFARIRLGNVVKDARLKCIGKAIFKDYLDKTGVIYFADILNTSDINEAAEIVIYLPKNKSADGTPNCLVYRSEWRSNCKVVQNIANYVKCSCKYLGYYYLEYSQVTDPPAVTPTSRAAATVVPTGPERIVPNDSLAQYRDKTKGNYDTVSYVVIVASVIGIIVLTVTVRKIFHDDDDKEDSETFEFPKYAQLHDEEFLNDAHI; this comes from the exons ATGAACGCACAAAATCTTGTCgcatttattgtaataataacAGTTAGGTGTGATGag GACCTCAGCATCAGGATCGGGCTGCCCGAGTACATTTGCGACAAAGATGGCGGGGTTAGGGACGTCAGTAGAGAAATGACGACGATCAG GCTTTTAGGGAAAGATGCCCAAAACGTGGGCTACAAATTCGACGTGAATTTTCACACGATCGGGAAAAAGTGCCAGAACAATCAGAGATGTACGTTGCTGCTGTGGAGGTCTGTCAGAGAGTTGGACCGCTATTTGAAAACGTATCCCAcgaaaaaacttcaaagtggaCTGGTCGAAGTCAACAATTCAATG TTCGTTCCCGGCATTAAATACATCTTGAACGTGACCCTGATCGGTGGGACCGTCGTACAAGAAAGACAACTGACGCTGGATTACGTCGACGACagtgtcagaaaaaatgtaacaaaaccCATGGCCTCGCTTTTTCTCTTGGCTCCGGACACTTCGTACGCTTACGCCGCTTATGTCGTAAGCGCAGACGTCAACATCTGCTCCAACGTTTCTTCGTTTTAT TTCAAGTGGGAGCTTGTGGGGGAAAACTCGACGCGGTTTCCGAGCAGAAGTGCGGAGTTGGTGGTACCACCTGACACTTTTCGCAGCTCGCTGGTCTACACCATCAAGTGCGATTTAGTCAGCGTGGAAGATGGCGCCACTATAGCTAAT AGCTTGCAGACTGTGACGGTACTGAGTAAAGGGGTGTTGTTGCGGCTCCCTGTAAAGCGGTTGGCCACCGGGACTGGTCGCTCGGTACGAGTTAAGGCGTACGTCAGAGACTTGGACAACAGTGACGAAGAGATGACA ATTTCGTGGTCTTGTCTCGAGTTGACCAACAACGAAGAATGTCAGGTCGAAGGTGACGACAGTGAGTTAGAAGTGGAGTCAGGGTTTAAGAATCCTGGAAC ATTCAAAGTCTCGATTGAAATCTCCAAGAACGACGCCACTTTGACCGACTCTTGTATCGTGGAAGTCAACAACAACGCCCCCATAGTGGACATCGAAGAAATCGAGTTCCCTTCAAACCCGTCGACTGGTATCGAAATCCACGCCTCCGTCTACGAATTGAAAACTTCTTGCACCCTCCAGTGGACGTCACCTGCTGAAGATGGTTACGAACCGTTGGACCTGGCCGAAGTG CCTGGAAACGTCGACGCGATCGTCAATGTGACCACCAAAGAAGATTTCTTCTTGCACGAACTCGAAGAATTCAACAATGGGACAGTTGACAGAAGACACAATCTGATCATACCGCCACCTTCTG ATTCCTGGGAGGGCCTGAAAGGAGACGCCAAGTACTTGTTCCGCTTGACCATCACGTGTCCGTCGAGTGACGAAGTCCTGGATGAATTCAACGAAACTGGAGCGGTTTTAACCGATTCTGTGACAGCGACGAGTGACGTAATAATCGAGACGAACGCGCCACCTAGCGTGCAAGATCTGGAAGTGGTGCCCTCTGACGGTGACGCTTTCCTCACGAAATTCATGTTCAAAACTTCGAAAGCTGAAGATAAAGACGGTGATGGTCCCATTTTGTACAAGTTTGGATATATTTTGGGGAACCGCGACGTGATTCTATGGAATCTAGGCGACGTGACCAATTGTGAAGCGACACTTCCTTACTCTG AGGATGGAATTCAGACTTTCGTGGAAGGCTGCGACAACTTCAACTCGTGCGGGCGAGTTTTGGGACCGCTGATACAAACCAAACTACCGGAAGGAGTCGATCTTCA AGCGATTTTGCAGAGATTTTTGACGAGAATGAACGCGGCCGACTACTCCAGAGCTTTCCTCGAAGGTTTCGTCATCTTGCAGAGCTACAAGTCCCAAGAGGAGAACTCCACGCGCGAGGTAATCTCGCACAGAGTCGCCGAAGAAATCGACAAGCTCCTGAAGCTTGAGGACTACACGGACGACCAGAAAATCATCGCCAACGACTTAATGGAGAACGTCAACGACTACAATTCTCACTTGCAGCTCCCCGAAAGTGTCATCAAC AAAGTGTTAGAGTTGCGGAATAGACTCTCCGACGAGTCGGAAAGATACACCCAAAGAAAGCTTTTATGGAATCGAGTCAAACGGGCCAGTTCTTTACACGACATCAGGAATTACATCGAAATTTCAGAATTGATCATCACGACGACCAACGACCCCCACAAGATCAGTCTGGAGAAGGAGAAGTTGCGGAAACAGTTGCCCACCTACATGGAGAAGCTGTGTGTCAGCTTGAAGAAAGCTCAATTCACTTTAG aATTGAAGACGGTGATCCTGTCGGTGGAAAAACTGAACAAGAATTTGCTCAACAATCTCATTTCCGTACCGTTCGAGGGGAACTCGTGGCAGGTATTTGCAAGGATCAGACTGGGCAATGTGGTGAAGGACGCTAGACTGAAGTGCATCGGGAAGGCGATTTTCAAGGACTACTTGGACAAGACTGGTGTGATTTACTTCGCAGACATTTTGAACACCAGCGACATCAATGAAGCGGCTGAAATCGTCATTTACCTACCTAAGAATAAATCTGCGGATGGCACACCTAAC TGTCTGGTGTACCGCAGCGAGTGGCGCTCCAACTGCAAAGTCGTCCAAAATATCGCCAACTACGTCAAATGTTCTTGCAAATATTTGGGTTACTACTA TTTGGAGTATAGTCAGGTGACGGATCCGCCGGCAGTGACACCGACTTCTAGAGCCGCCGCGACAGTCGTCCCGACAGGACCCGAGAGAATAGTTCCCAACGACTCTCTGGCGCAGTATCGGGACAAAACCAAAGGAAACT atgaCACTGTCTCGTATGTGGTGATCGTGGCTTCGGTCATCGGAATAATCGTGCTGACTGTGACAGTACGAAAAATATTCCACGACGACGACGACAAGGAAGATTCCGAAACGTTCGAATTTCCAAAATATGCACAGTTACACGATGAAGAGTTTTTGAACGACGCACACATCTAA
- the LOC138132748 gene encoding serine/threonine-protein phosphatase PP1-gamma catalytic subunit B-like, whose translation MAPFNVDKVIKTLLSAQDSNKTKKVNLKEDEITTLCHKASQIFLEQPMLLELEAPLKICGDIHGQYSDLLKLFGFGGYPPEANYLFLGDYVDRGKQSLECICLLLAYKIKYPENFFLLRGNHEVASVCKIYGFFDECKRRYNIKLFKTFTDVFNTLPVAAVIDDKIFCCHGGISPDLLHIGQVRSIVRPCDVPNSGLLCDLLWADPTPELGWHENDRGVSFAFGPDVVSKFLQKHDLDLVCRGHQVVEDGYEFFAQRKLITVFSAPNYCGTFDNAGALMSVNSDLLCSFQILKPQLRTIR comes from the exons ATGGCGCCTTTCAATGTAGACAAAGTCATTAAAACGCTACTCAGCG CGCAAGACAGTAACAAGACGAAGAAAGTCAACCTGAAGGAGGATGAGATCACCACGTTGTGTCACAAAGCGTCGCAAATCTTCCTCGAGCAGCCGATGCTCTTGGAGCTCGAAGCCCCTTTGAAGATTTGCG GTGACATCCACGGCCAGTACAGCGACCTCTTGAAGCTGTTCGGGTTCGGAGGGTACCCCCCTGAGGCGAACTACCTCTTCCTGGGGGACTACGTCGACAGAGGCAAACAGTCGCTGGAGTGCATCTGTTTGTTGCTAGCGTACAAAATCAAATACCCCGAGAATTTTTTCCTGTTGAGGGGCAACCACGAGGTGGCTTCAGTTTGCAAGATTTACGGATTTTTCGACGAAT GTAAACGGCGGTACAACATCAAACTGTTCAAGACCTTCACCGACGTCTTCAACACTCTACCGGTCGCGGCGGTAATCGACGACAAAATCTTCTGCTGCCATGGCGGAATCAGCCCCGACTTGTTGCACATAGGCCAAGTCAGGTCGATTGTGCGGCCGTGCGACGTCCCCAACTCTG GGTTGCTGTGCGACTTGCTGTGGGCCGACCCCACCCCCGAGTTGGGCTGGCACGAGAACGACCGCGGAGTGTCTTTCGCTTTCGGCCCCGACGTGGTTTCCAAATTTTTGCAGAAACACGACTTGGATTTGGTCTGTCGAGGGCATCAG GTGGTCGAAGACGGCTACGAATTCTTTGCCCAAAGAAAACTAATTACCGTGTTCTCGGCCCCCAACTATTGTGGCACTTTCGACAACGCGGGGGCGCTCATGTCGGTCAACAGCGATCTCTTGTGCTCTTTTCAG ATTTTGAAACCACAACTGAGGACCATCAGGTGA